A part of Streptococcus porcinus genomic DNA contains:
- a CDS encoding shikimate kinase: MTKVLLGFMGAGKTTIGSLLDKRFLDMDMIIEERIGMSISDFFNHQGEAAFRAIESALLAELMSMKGDYIISTGGGVVISQSNRELLRQNRKNNILLSASFDVLYDRIKKDKVFQRPLFLNNSKEDFHGIFERRMTLYEGLSDLIINVDNRTPEEIVRIINSI; encoded by the coding sequence ATGACTAAGGTATTACTTGGATTCATGGGAGCAGGAAAAACAACAATTGGCTCCTTATTAGATAAGCGTTTTTTAGACATGGATATGATTATCGAAGAACGGATTGGAATGTCTATTTCGGATTTTTTTAACCATCAAGGCGAAGCAGCATTTCGAGCAATTGAATCAGCTTTGCTAGCAGAATTGATGAGTATGAAAGGTGACTACATCATTTCAACAGGAGGCGGTGTAGTGATTAGTCAATCAAACCGTGAACTGTTACGTCAAAATCGAAAAAATAATATTTTACTTTCAGCTTCTTTTGACGTTCTGTATGATCGGATTAAAAAGGATAAAGTCTTTCAACGACCTCTCTTTTTAAATAATTCGAAAGAGGATTTTCATGGTATTTTTGAGCGACGGATGACACTTTATGAAGGCCTCTCTGATTTAATTATTAATGTTGATAATAGAACTCCTGAAGAAATTGTGCGTATTATTAATAGCATCTAG
- a CDS encoding LCP family protein: MARDEKNGLSHHEELRYFYLLRNLNYLSENEMREYRYLKAKMEATISDRFTSYPYKPETQRTFENQRFRDFSASDHYQGTQSVDATDNNQAYQPEETFPSGLPIYPDKPSMSRSSKRHQRFKREEAVAPEMFEAETSIHQTYENLDTSRNKKNKKPKKKGKLKRNLKFLGFILMVLIAGVIFMFAKGYFDISTNKAKYKPAVTETFNGVDTKNGTNILILGSDQRVTQKSDDARTDTIMVLNVGNKDKKVKMVSFMRDTLVNIPGYSYNNSDSYDLKLNSSFNFGEQDGHKGAEMVRKTLKHNFDIDVKYYMMVDFETFAEAIDTLFPDGVKINAKFATISGEAVNSVKVPDDLRMKNGVVPDQTIKVGEQRMDGRTLLNYARFRKDDDGDYGRTVRQQQVMTAVMSQVKDPVKLFTGSAAIGKLYALTSTNVPSGFILQKGLTSLTSGAKVEHVTIPAQGDWVDEFDMYGGQALYIDFAKYQKKLSKMGLR; this comes from the coding sequence ATGGCAAGAGATGAAAAAAATGGTTTAAGTCACCACGAAGAACTAAGGTATTTTTACTTACTGAGGAATTTGAATTATCTAAGTGAAAATGAGATGAGAGAGTACCGGTATTTAAAAGCCAAAATGGAAGCTACAATATCCGATAGATTCACCTCTTATCCCTACAAACCTGAAACGCAGAGAACCTTTGAGAACCAGCGTTTTCGGGATTTTTCTGCTTCCGACCATTATCAAGGGACACAAAGTGTGGATGCTACTGATAATAATCAGGCTTACCAACCAGAGGAAACCTTTCCAAGTGGGTTACCTATTTATCCGGATAAGCCTTCCATGTCTCGTAGTTCTAAACGTCACCAAAGGTTTAAGCGAGAAGAAGCAGTAGCTCCCGAAATGTTTGAAGCAGAAACTTCTATACACCAAACCTATGAAAATCTAGATACTAGTAGAAACAAAAAAAATAAAAAGCCCAAGAAAAAAGGAAAGTTAAAACGAAATCTTAAGTTTTTAGGCTTTATTTTGATGGTGCTAATAGCGGGTGTCATTTTTATGTTTGCAAAAGGTTATTTTGATATTTCCACTAATAAAGCCAAATATAAGCCTGCTGTTACAGAAACCTTCAATGGTGTTGATACTAAAAACGGAACCAATATCCTAATACTAGGCTCAGATCAACGGGTTACACAAAAATCAGATGATGCCAGAACAGATACTATTATGGTGCTTAATGTTGGTAATAAAGATAAAAAAGTTAAGATGGTTAGCTTTATGCGTGACACCTTAGTCAATATCCCAGGTTATAGTTATAACAATAGTGATTCATATGACCTCAAGTTGAATTCTTCTTTTAATTTTGGCGAGCAAGATGGCCATAAGGGTGCTGAAATGGTTCGTAAGACCTTAAAGCACAATTTTGATATAGATGTGAAATATTATATGATGGTTGACTTTGAAACTTTTGCAGAGGCTATTGATACCTTGTTCCCTGATGGTGTTAAAATAAATGCAAAATTTGCAACTATTTCTGGAGAAGCCGTAAATTCCGTTAAAGTTCCAGATGATTTAAGGATGAAAAATGGAGTTGTACCAGATCAGACCATTAAAGTTGGCGAACAGCGTATGGACGGTCGGACGCTACTTAACTATGCTCGGTTCCGAAAAGATGATGATGGCGATTATGGACGAACAGTAAGACAACAGCAAGTTATGACAGCTGTCATGTCACAAGTCAAGGATCCAGTTAAACTCTTTACAGGATCTGCAGCGATTGGAAAACTTTATGCTTTGACTTCAACTAATGTTCCTTCTGGTTTTATCCTTCAAAAGGGACTAACTTCGCTCACTTCCGGAGCAAAGGTTGAACATGTCACTATTCCAGCTCAAGGAGATTGGGTGGATGAGTTTGATATGTATGGTGGTCAAGCTTTATACATTGATTTTGCCAAATATCAGAAAAAATTATCAAAAATGGGATTACGTTAA
- the rlmD gene encoding 23S rRNA (uracil(1939)-C(5))-methyltransferase RlmD — MLKKNDLVEVVIEDLSHQGSGIAKVDGFVFFVENALPTERITMRVLKLNKKIGFGKVEEYLEKSSYRNEDLDTAYLRTGIADFGHLAYEQQLLFKAKQVKDNLYKTAAIKEVELLPTIGMDQPYAYRNKAQIPVRRVNGQLETGFFRKNSHDLLPISDFYIQDKEIDKLILFVRDLLRRFQVSPYNEADQSGLIKNLVVRRGHYSGQMMLVFITSRPKVFRVEQMVQLITEAFPQVVSIMQNVNDQNGNAIFGKDFKVLYGQDHITDRMLGNDYMVSAQSFYQVNTVMAEKLYQVAIDFSDLNAEDVVIDAYSGIGTIGLSFAKKVKKVYGVEVIEAAVKDARKNAERNGIHNAEFVIGSAEATMEKWSKEGIKPSVILVDPPRKGLTESFIKASAAMAPKKITYVSCNPATMARDIKLYQELGYDLKKVQPVDLFPHTHHVECVVLLQRSKG; from the coding sequence ATGTTAAAGAAAAATGATTTAGTCGAAGTAGTAATTGAAGATTTAAGCCATCAAGGGTCAGGTATAGCCAAAGTGGATGGTTTTGTCTTCTTTGTGGAGAATGCTTTACCAACTGAACGCATTACCATGCGCGTATTAAAGCTCAATAAAAAGATTGGTTTTGGTAAAGTTGAAGAATATCTGGAAAAATCCTCGTATCGAAATGAAGACCTTGACACTGCTTACTTGAGGACTGGTATCGCAGACTTTGGACACCTAGCTTATGAACAGCAACTACTTTTCAAAGCCAAGCAAGTTAAAGATAATCTTTATAAAACAGCTGCTATCAAAGAGGTTGAATTATTACCAACCATTGGTATGGACCAGCCCTATGCCTATCGCAATAAAGCACAAATCCCAGTGAGACGGGTGAATGGACAGTTAGAAACAGGTTTTTTCAGAAAGAATTCTCATGATTTATTGCCTATCTCTGACTTCTATATCCAAGATAAAGAAATAGATAAGCTGATTCTCTTCGTTCGTGACCTCTTACGTCGTTTCCAAGTTAGTCCTTATAATGAAGCAGATCAGTCAGGCCTGATTAAAAACTTAGTTGTCCGGCGTGGCCATTATTCTGGCCAAATGATGTTAGTCTTTATCACTAGCCGACCAAAAGTTTTTCGCGTAGAGCAAATGGTTCAGCTCATAACCGAAGCTTTCCCACAGGTCGTTTCCATTATGCAAAATGTTAATGATCAAAATGGTAATGCTATTTTTGGTAAAGACTTCAAAGTACTCTACGGACAAGACCACATCACCGACAGGATGTTAGGTAATGACTACATGGTTTCTGCTCAGTCCTTCTACCAAGTCAACACTGTCATGGCTGAAAAACTTTACCAGGTAGCTATTGATTTTTCAGATTTAAATGCTGAAGATGTAGTCATTGATGCTTATTCAGGAATCGGTACTATCGGCTTGTCATTTGCTAAAAAGGTTAAAAAAGTTTATGGTGTCGAGGTGATAGAAGCTGCAGTCAAAGATGCTCGAAAAAACGCTGAGCGAAATGGTATCCACAATGCTGAATTTGTTATAGGTAGTGCAGAAGCAACTATGGAAAAATGGAGCAAAGAAGGAATTAAGCCAAGTGTCATTCTAGTTGATCCACCTCGTAAAGGCTTAACAGAAAGCTTTATCAAAGCAAGTGCAGCCATGGCGCCAAAGAAAATCACCTATGTATCATGTAACCCAGCTACCATGGCGCGTGACATCAAGCTCTACCAAGAACTAGGCTACGATCTCAAAAAAGTACAACCAGTAGACCTTTTCCCACATACACACCACGTGGAGTGCGTAGTGTTGCTACAACGAAGCAAAGGGTAA
- a CDS encoding replication initiator protein A, with the protein MKRITANHYQTSERYYKLPKLLFESERYKDMKLEVKVAYAVLKDRLELSLSRGWIDEDGAIYLVYSNSKLMALLGCSKSKLLTIKKTLREYGLIDEVQQSSSEKGRLANKIYLGELEHEPTPVLNSNGGSVQKTLGGYQNQPGPVLNSATSETEVSETDMSETKESESVIEDEEEKESQTSKKNDNDYFQCKVEQVTRYDRDYIWGLVHDQLRQVGLSRAASDYAMIYFDHRYQYALENMRFADRTETIAEYVFNGVLSEWTTVQRLKELKGGE; encoded by the coding sequence ATGAAACGTATCACCGCAAATCATTATCAAACGTCAGAGCGTTACTATAAACTCCCAAAACTCTTATTTGAGAGTGAGCGCTACAAGGATATGAAACTTGAGGTTAAGGTTGCTTATGCTGTTCTAAAAGACCGTTTGGAATTGTCATTAAGTAGAGGGTGGATAGATGAAGATGGGGCCATTTATTTGGTCTATTCTAACTCCAAACTCATGGCACTACTTGGCTGTTCCAAGTCAAAATTACTGACGATTAAGAAAACATTACGTGAGTATGGCTTGATAGATGAAGTCCAACAGTCTTCCAGTGAAAAAGGACGCTTGGCCAATAAGATTTACTTAGGGGAGCTAGAACATGAACCTACCCCCGTCTTAAATTCAAACGGGGGTAGTGTTCAAAAAACACTAGGGGGGTATCAAAATCAGCCGGGGCCGGTCTTAAATTCAGCCACTAGTGAGACTGAAGTTAGTGAGACTGATATGAGTGAAACTAAAGAGAGTGAGTCAGTCATTGAGGACGAGGAGGAGAAAGAAAGTCAAACAAGTAAGAAAAATGACAATGACTATTTTCAATGTAAGGTGGAGCAAGTCACAAGATATGACAGAGATTACATTTGGGGACTGGTTCATGACCAGTTGAGACAAGTTGGTCTATCACGTGCCGCTAGTGATTATGCCATGATTTATTTTGATCATCGTTATCAGTACGCTTTAGAGAATATGAGGTTTGCGGACAGAACAGAAACGATAGCGGAATACGTCTTTAATGGCGTCTTATCCGAATGGACCACGGTCCAACGCTTAAAAGAACTAAAAGGGGGTGAGTAA
- the dcm gene encoding DNA (cytosine-5-)-methyltransferase: MKFLDLFAGIGGFRLGLTRQGHECIGFCEIDKFARKSYKAIYKTEGEIEFHDIRQVTDQDFRQLRGQVDIICGGFPCQAFSLAGRRLGFEDTRGTLFFEVARAAKQIQPRFLFLENVKGLLSHDKGETFRTILTTLDELGYDVEWQVLNSKDFQVPQNRERIFIIGHSRRFRPRFLFPLRGENSSAGLERLGNINPSGKGMNGEVYLSRGLAPTLTRGKGEGTKIAIPVLTPDRLEKRQHGRRFKGNDDPMFTLTSQDRHGVVVAGTLPTTFVQTGRVYDLSGLSPTLTTMQGGDKVPKILCREEAPHLKIREATKLGYAKAIVGDSVNLAYPESNKRRGRVGKGISNTLTTSDNMGVVVAALEYRKDKWYEVTGIILEGKLYRLRIRRLTPRECFRLQGFPDWAFERAESVSSKSQLYKQAGNSVTVTVIEAIAREFRKIEEEEKHEIIT, translated from the coding sequence ATGAAATTTTTAGATTTGTTTGCAGGAATTGGAGGCTTTCGACTGGGGTTAACCCGTCAGGGCCATGAGTGTATTGGCTTTTGTGAGATTGATAAGTTTGCGAGGAAATCTTACAAGGCCATCTATAAGACCGAAGGAGAAATAGAATTTCATGATATTAGACAAGTTACAGACCAAGACTTTAGACAACTTAGAGGGCAAGTGGACATCATCTGTGGGGGATTCCCTTGCCAGGCATTTTCACTCGCAGGCAGACGATTGGGATTTGAGGATACTAGGGGAACTCTGTTCTTCGAGGTTGCTCGAGCGGCCAAACAGATCCAACCACGTTTTTTATTTCTCGAAAATGTCAAGGGCTTACTCAGTCACGACAAGGGAGAGACATTTCGAACAATCCTCACCACATTGGATGAGTTGGGGTATGATGTTGAATGGCAGGTGCTTAACAGTAAAGATTTCCAAGTGCCGCAAAACCGTGAAAGAATTTTTATTATCGGACATTCTAGAAGATTCCGTCCCCGATTCCTATTTCCTCTCAGAGGAGAAAACAGCTCAGCTGGTCTTGAACGATTAGGTAATATTAATCCGTCAGGCAAAGGGATGAATGGAGAAGTCTATTTATCACGTGGGCTAGCACCAACTTTAACCAGAGGAAAAGGTGAAGGAACTAAAATTGCCATTCCAGTTTTAACCCCTGATAGGCTAGAAAAACGCCAACATGGGAGACGTTTTAAAGGGAACGATGATCCAATGTTTACTTTAACTAGCCAAGATCGACATGGTGTAGTTGTCGCAGGAACCTTACCAACAACGTTTGTGCAGACTGGACGAGTTTATGACCTTTCAGGGCTTTCTCCAACGTTGACAACCATGCAAGGAGGGGATAAAGTTCCTAAGATTCTTTGCCGTGAAGAAGCACCGCATTTGAAAATTAGGGAGGCGACCAAATTAGGCTATGCCAAGGCAATAGTGGGAGATTCTGTCAACCTTGCTTACCCAGAGTCTAACAAACGCAGAGGACGAGTGGGAAAGGGGATTTCAAATACTTTAACCACTTCTGACAATATGGGAGTGGTTGTTGCTGCTTTGGAATACCGTAAGGACAAGTGGTATGAAGTGACTGGAATAATCCTAGAGGGAAAACTGTATCGTTTGAGAATCAGACGCCTAACCCCAAGAGAGTGTTTTAGGTTACAAGGATTTCCTGACTGGGCTTTTGAGAGGGCAGAAAGTGTTTCAAGTAAAAGTCAGTTGTATAAACAAGCAGGCAATAGCGTGACCGTCACTGTTATTGAAGCCATTGCTAGAGAATTTAGAAAGATTGAAGAGGAAGAAAAACATGAAATTATTACATAG
- a CDS encoding thioredoxin domain-containing protein, which produces MLEIYLSRNTSRNQKLLSFCDSHGISYSSKEVSNLSREDLLGLFTKSSDCFTLLSPSLQRFKGHREMKLSELVSLVLRKPDQNLRLPLVVCENKVYPDMSLEEARTFLPRSQKVVSFREHLFKDLVT; this is translated from the coding sequence ATGTTAGAAATCTATTTAAGTCGAAATACCAGTCGGAATCAGAAACTCCTATCTTTTTGTGACTCACATGGTATTTCCTACTCCAGTAAAGAAGTAAGTAACCTGTCACGTGAAGACTTATTGGGCTTGTTTACCAAAAGCAGTGATTGTTTTACGCTCTTATCCCCCTCGCTACAACGATTTAAAGGTCATAGAGAGATGAAATTGAGTGAGTTAGTGTCGTTGGTTTTACGGAAACCTGACCAGAATCTTCGTCTCCCACTTGTTGTTTGTGAGAACAAAGTGTATCCCGATATGAGTTTAGAAGAAGCAAGGACCTTTCTTCCGAGAAGTCAAAAAGTGGTTTCCTTTCGTGAACATCTTTTTAAGGATCTGGTGACATAA
- a CDS encoding CPBP family intramembrane glutamic endopeptidase → MKQLVVMYGAIHVNVLLVSLYLVGWLNGAWLPVLQVTFLALLLWSWKRYQIPKRKLSLKERGLWMCGSLGVMASMALIMSTLFSGSEPNQATLVTVQNQIPILSFIFFLLNASVVEEVFYREVLWGVLPQPVVQVLLTSFLFALAHHPSSLFTWVLYGSLGLTLGVVRGQTDCLTSTLIHLSWNGIVFFLSLL, encoded by the coding sequence ATGAAACAACTAGTAGTGATGTACGGAGCCATTCATGTCAATGTCCTCCTTGTGAGTTTATACTTGGTTGGTTGGCTAAATGGGGCATGGTTACCTGTTTTACAAGTGACGTTTCTAGCCCTGCTATTGTGGAGCTGGAAAAGGTACCAGATACCTAAAAGAAAGCTATCCTTGAAGGAGAGAGGGCTTTGGATGTGTGGTAGTCTTGGTGTGATGGCAAGTATGGCTCTTATCATGAGTACTCTATTTTCAGGAAGCGAACCAAACCAAGCAACGTTAGTGACTGTTCAAAATCAGATTCCTATTCTCTCCTTTATTTTCTTTCTTCTTAATGCCAGTGTTGTGGAAGAAGTCTTTTACCGAGAAGTGTTGTGGGGAGTCTTGCCTCAACCAGTTGTTCAAGTGTTATTAACGAGTTTTCTCTTTGCCTTAGCCCACCACCCCTCTAGTTTATTCACTTGGGTGCTTTATGGGAGTTTAGGTCTCACACTTGGTGTGGTGAGAGGGCAAACAGACTGCTTGACGTCCACACTTATTCACCTGTCTTGGAACGGAATTGTCTTTTTCCTATCTTTATTGTGA
- a CDS encoding VirD4-like conjugal transfer protein, CD1115 family, whose product MVSGKKVFIFGILGLALGYFCHRLVLLYDSLPNQPPLERLAYLLGEGQNQVLNPLWNGNFTGKSVLGFCFGFVTMGLVYLYVSTGQKVYREGAEYGSARFGNSRERKAFISKNPFNDTILSRNVRLTLLEKKVPQFDRNKNLVVIGGSGAGKTFRLVKPNLIQLNCSNIVVDPKDHLAEKTGKLFLENGYQVKVLDLVNMLNSDGFNPFRYVETENDLNRMLTVYFNNTKGNGSRSDPFWDEASMTLVRAISSYLVDFYNPPGSTKEEADSRRKRGRYPSFSEIGKLIKLLSKGENQDKSVLEVMFETYAKTYGTENFTMRNWADFQNYKDKTLDSVIAVTTAKFALFNIQSVIDLTKRDTLDLKTWGMQKTMVYLVIPDNDTTFRFLSALFFSTVFSTLTRQADVDFKGQLPIHVRSYLDEFANCGEIPDFAEQTSTVRSRNMSLVPILQNIAQLQGLYKEKDAWKTILGNCDSLLYLGGNDEETFKFMSGLLGKQTIDVRSTSRSYGQTGSGSTSHQKIARDLMTPDEVGNMKRDECLVRIAGVPVFKEKKYFPLKHKNWQYLADKESDERWWHYHIDPLKTEEVPFEPSDHKVRDLSTESTLH is encoded by the coding sequence ATGGTCTCAGGGAAAAAAGTTTTTATCTTTGGTATTTTAGGGCTTGCTCTTGGCTATTTCTGCCATCGGCTAGTCTTGCTTTACGATAGTCTACCTAATCAACCACCCTTGGAACGTCTTGCCTATCTCTTAGGAGAGGGACAGAATCAGGTCTTAAATCCCTTGTGGAATGGCAACTTTACAGGTAAATCAGTTTTGGGCTTTTGCTTTGGATTTGTGACGATGGGCCTAGTCTATCTTTATGTCTCAACTGGTCAAAAGGTTTACCGAGAAGGGGCTGAATATGGCTCTGCTCGCTTTGGAAATAGCCGTGAGCGTAAAGCCTTTATCAGTAAAAATCCCTTTAATGACACTATTTTGTCACGAAACGTTAGGCTAACCCTGTTAGAAAAGAAAGTCCCACAGTTTGACCGAAACAAGAACTTAGTTGTCATCGGTGGATCAGGGGCAGGAAAGACCTTTCGCTTAGTCAAACCCAATCTGATTCAGCTTAACTGTTCCAATATTGTCGTTGACCCTAAGGATCACTTAGCTGAAAAGACAGGGAAGCTCTTTTTAGAAAATGGCTATCAGGTCAAGGTCTTAGACCTTGTAAACATGCTTAACTCAGATGGCTTTAATCCTTTTCGTTATGTGGAAACGGAGAATGATTTGAACCGTATGCTTACGGTCTATTTCAATAACACTAAGGGCAATGGCAGTCGCAGTGATCCTTTTTGGGATGAAGCTTCCATGACCTTAGTCAGAGCCATTTCCTCTTACTTGGTGGATTTTTACAATCCTCCAGGTAGCACCAAGGAAGAAGCAGACAGTCGTCGTAAGCGAGGGCGTTACCCCTCTTTTTCTGAAATTGGAAAACTCATCAAGCTCTTATCCAAAGGAGAAAATCAAGATAAGAGTGTCTTAGAAGTGATGTTTGAGACCTATGCGAAGACATATGGGACAGAAAACTTCACCATGCGTAACTGGGCAGACTTCCAAAACTACAAGGATAAGACCTTAGATTCGGTGATTGCAGTAACGACTGCTAAGTTTGCCCTCTTTAACATCCAATCTGTCATTGACTTAACGAAACGTGATACCTTGGACTTAAAGACATGGGGGATGCAGAAAACCATGGTTTATCTCGTTATTCCAGATAATGACACCACCTTTCGGTTTCTTTCAGCCCTCTTTTTCTCCACGGTCTTTTCAACCTTAACCAGACAAGCTGATGTGGACTTTAAGGGACAACTGCCTATCCATGTCAGAAGTTACCTAGATGAGTTTGCGAATTGTGGTGAAATTCCAGACTTTGCGGAACAAACCTCAACGGTTCGCTCACGGAACATGAGTCTCGTACCCATTCTTCAAAACATTGCCCAACTTCAAGGACTTTATAAGGAGAAGGACGCTTGGAAAACCATTCTAGGAAACTGTGATAGCTTGCTTTATCTTGGAGGCAATGATGAAGAGACCTTCAAGTTCATGAGTGGTCTCTTAGGCAAACAAACCATTGATGTGAGAAGTACCAGTCGGTCGTATGGCCAAACAGGGTCTGGGTCAACGTCTCATCAGAAAATCGCAAGGGATCTCATGACCCCTGATGAAGTCGGAAACATGAAACGTGATGAGTGCTTGGTGAGAATTGCAGGGGTTCCAGTCTTTAAGGAAAAGAAGTATTTTCCTTTGAAACATAAGAACTGGCAATACTTAGCGGATAAGGAGTCAGATGAACGTTGGTGGCATTACCACATTGACCCCCTCAAAACAGAGGAAGTTCCGTTTGAACCCTCAGACCACAAGGTTAGGGATTTAAGCACAGAAAGCACACTACACTAA
- a CDS encoding type IV secretion system protein, with protein sequence MNNTLPSAFVFLASEKISSDSLFEGFNVDLESTANLVKSLADYNPTVWSYMSAITKGVMQPLGVAILAVVLVLEFSKMAKKIANSGGAMTFEAIAPMIVSYIMVAVVITNTTVIVEAILAVASHIIEGVAGVVSHGGTTYETISGLKGSGIIGKLIVGFFAILIWLVRLVSVMVVNLLITIRFIQLYLMIPFAPLTIPTFLSDDWRSVGIGYLKNIMVYALQGVLIFLIISLVPLFESAGKLALSDGAGVMETLATAFGGLVQAILLIIALVGSQRTARSILGM encoded by the coding sequence ATGAACAACACATTACCTTCAGCTTTTGTCTTTCTAGCCTCGGAGAAAATTTCAAGCGATAGCCTATTTGAAGGTTTTAACGTGGACTTGGAATCGACGGCCAACTTGGTCAAATCCCTTGCAGATTATAACCCAACCGTTTGGTCTTATATGTCAGCGATCACAAAAGGAGTGATGCAGCCCTTGGGAGTGGCTATTTTAGCAGTCGTTTTAGTCCTTGAGTTCTCGAAGATGGCTAAGAAAATCGCTAACTCAGGTGGTGCCATGACCTTTGAAGCTATTGCTCCTATGATTGTCTCTTATATTATGGTGGCTGTGGTCATTACCAACACCACCGTTATTGTAGAAGCCATCTTAGCCGTTGCTTCTCACATCATTGAAGGCGTAGCTGGTGTCGTTTCTCATGGTGGAACGACTTATGAGACCATTTCAGGACTTAAAGGGTCAGGAATTATTGGAAAACTCATTGTTGGCTTTTTTGCCATTCTGATATGGTTGGTTCGTTTGGTGAGTGTGATGGTGGTGAATCTCCTCATTACCATTCGCTTTATCCAACTTTATCTCATGATTCCATTTGCGCCCCTAACAATTCCGACTTTCCTCAGTGATGACTGGCGAAGCGTTGGGATTGGCTACCTGAAAAATATCATGGTCTATGCTCTCCAAGGGGTCTTGATTTTCTTAATTATTTCCCTTGTTCCCCTCTTTGAATCTGCTGGAAAATTAGCACTCTCAGATGGTGCGGGAGTGATGGAGACGCTAGCGACTGCCTTTGGTGGCTTAGTTCAGGCTATTTTGTTAATCATTGCCTTGGTGGGCAGTCAACGGACTGCCAGAAGTATCCTAGGCATGTAA
- a CDS encoding PrgI family protein: MNTRVFKDITKVQHRAWLGFTTRQVIFVLPAIAITILILGLNLFYWQFGDWFVYGLIFTFTIPLMLFGVYRPNDLPFETYLNYRWHYEMTIPDRTLTGQKGIQREKNKSLNETKDLF; this comes from the coding sequence ATGAATACACGTGTTTTTAAGGACATCACAAAAGTCCAACATAGGGCTTGGCTAGGCTTTACCACACGACAAGTTATCTTTGTCTTGCCAGCCATTGCCATTACCATCCTGATTTTAGGGTTAAACCTCTTTTATTGGCAATTTGGGGATTGGTTTGTCTACGGACTTATCTTTACCTTTACCATTCCTCTTATGCTTTTTGGGGTCTATCGCCCTAATGACTTACCATTTGAAACGTATCTTAATTATAGATGGCATTATGAAATGACCATACCAGACCGTACACTAACTGGACAGAAAGGAATACAACGTGAAAAAAACAAATCGCTCAATGAAACCAAAGACCTCTTCTAA